In Rattus rattus isolate New Zealand chromosome 9, Rrattus_CSIRO_v1, whole genome shotgun sequence, a genomic segment contains:
- the LOC116908931 gene encoding LOW QUALITY PROTEIN: keratin-associated protein 2-1-like (The sequence of the model RefSeq protein was modified relative to this genomic sequence to represent the inferred CDS: inserted 1 base in 1 codon) yields the protein MTGSCCGSFSSQSCGGCCQPCCCRDPCCCRPVSCQTTVCRPVTCVPHYTRPICEPXAAPICCDPCSLQQGCCRPITCCPSSCTAVVCRPCCWASTCCQPISVQAPCCRPPCCQPAPCRTTCRTSPCNTCC from the exons ATGACCGGCTCCTGCTGTGGATCTTTCTCCTCCCAGAGCTGTGGAGGTTGCTGCCAGCCCTGCTGCTGCAGGGACCCCTGCTGCTGCCGCCCAGTGTCCTGCCAGACCACTGTGTGTCGCCCTGTGACCTGTGTGCCCCACTACACTAGGCCCATCTGTGAGC CTGCCGCCCCCATCTGCTGTGACCCCTGCAGCCTGCAGCAGGGCTGCTGTCGCCCCATCACCTGCTGCCCCAGCTCTTGCACAGCTGTGGTCTGCAGGCCCTGCTGCTGGGCCTCCACCTGCTGCCAGCCCATCTCAGTGCAGGCTCCCTGCTGCAGGCCCCCCTGCTGCCAGCCTGCTCCCTGTCGCACCACCTGCAGGACCTCCCCCTGCAACACCTGCTGCTGA